The nucleotide sequence CGTCGGTCCCCAGGGCGCGGTTGGCGACGAGCAGCGCCACGAGCGCGGTGAGGAGGGCGCCCACGAGGGCGTAGGCCGCGAACCAGCCGACGGCCTCCGCGACCGTCCCAGTCACGCCGCTGCCGAGCGAACTGACGAGCAACACGACCGTCCGAACGAGGCCGAAGCCCGTCCCGCGCTCGTCGGCCGCGAGGTGGTCCATGAACCGCGAGTTGAGTGCGCCCGGCCACGAGAGGCCGAGACCGACGAGCCCCGTTCCCGCGACCACCGCGACGGGCCCGCCGGCACCGAACAGGAAGCAGGCGTAGCCGGCGACTCCGGCGAGAAACGACGCCGCGAGCGCCGGATCGCGCCCGGTCGCGTCCGACACCCACCCCAATCCCGGGGCGGTGACCAGCGTGAGCGCGAACACCGCGCCGAAGACGAGGCTGGCGCGTCCGGTCGTGAGCCCCACGTAATCGACGAGGAAGGTCGGGAAGAAGGAGGCGAAGGACTGCCAGGTGAAAAAGCCGACCATGGCAAGCAGGGTCGTGAAGGCGATGCTCGGACGGGTGAGCAGGGCGAACAGTTGGCCGACGTCGACGACGGCCTCTCCTCGACCGTCGCCCGCCGCGGTCGCCGGGACCCGCCACGCGAACAGCGCGAGGACGACCGGCGCCACGGCGGCCGGCACGAGCACGCCCGCCCGCCAGTCGAACCGTGTCGCCGCCGCCGCGCTCGCGACGGGGGCGATCAGCCCCGCGGCCGACGCCCCGATCTCGTGGACCCCGAGCGCGCGCCCGGTGTTCTCGAAGCGAGCGGTGAGAAACGAGGTACCGGCGGTGAAGTACAGCCCCGCGGCGGCGCCGAGGGCGACGGCCGCGACGGCGAAGACGCCGAACGTGGGCGCGCTCGCGAGCGCGAGGCTCGCCACCGTGATACCGGCCATGGCGGCGAGGATCACGCGCCGCTCCCCGATCCGGTCGGCGACGATCCCGCCGGGGAACTGGAAGAGCGCGTAGGCCGCCCACATCCCCGAGAGCGCGAGGCCGACGGTCCCCGTCGTGACGCCGAAGGCGTCGATGACGTCGGGGACGAGCGGGCTCGGCGCCAGTCGAGCCACCATCGTCACGAAGAAGGCAGCCGTCGTCACGCCGAGGAGATCCCAGCCGCCGGATCGGGTCATCGTCGGGCGGTCATCCCCGATCCGCTTCGTTCTTGCGTTCGTCGGGAGGGTTTTATCGCCCCGGCGACATGGGTTCGGGTATGGATCCCGGGGACGTCGAGTACGAGCCGGTCAGCGTGAAGGTCGTCCTCGTCGAGATGAAGGATACGGCCGAACTCCTCATCGACCTCGCGTACTCGGCGGTCCTCCACGGGAGCGACGAGGTGGCCGCGGAGGTGCTGGAACTCGAAGAGCGAATGGACGTCTTACAGCTCCAGGCGCGGATGAGCCTGCTGATGGCCGCCCGGAGCACGGAGGACGCAGAGCGGCTGGCGCCCGTCCTCGGCGTCGTCGGCGCCGCCGAGAAGATCAGCGACGCCGCGGGCGACATCGCCAAGGTGGTGCTCGAGGACATCGGCGTCCCCGAGGCGATGCGGGCGGCCATCCCGGAAGCGGTCGAGACGGTCGTCCGCGGACGGGTCGCCCCCGACTCCGACTACGCCGGCACCTCGCTCGGCGGCTGCAACCTCGAAACGGACACCGGCGTCCGGGTGATCGCCATCCGCCGTGCCGGCGACTGGATCGTCAACCCCGACCGGGACACGGCGCTTTCGGCCGACGACGTGGTTCTCCTCCGGGGCACCGAGCGGGCCATCGGCCCGGTGTACGAGACGGTCACCGGCGACGCCTACGATCCCCCGGCTCCCGTCGACTCCACCATCGACGACCTCGACCGCGCCGTCGACTCCATCGTGTTGATGAAAAACATGAGCGAGTTGGCGGTCGACCTGGCCTACGGCTCCGTCCTCTTCGACAGCCAGGGCGTCGCCGCGGAGGTGGTCGAACTCGAGGCCGAGGTCGACGCGCTGAAATCCCGGTTCGAGGCGTGGGTGTTGCGCGCCGCCGGCCGCGTCGAGGATCCCATCTCGCTCCGGGGGCTGGTCCACCTGGCGAGCGCGACGGAGGTGATCAGCGACGCCGCCCTGGAGATCAGCGAGGGGGTGCTCCGCGGCCTCGACACCCACCCGGTCGTCGCCGCCGCCGTCGAGGAGTCCGACGAGGTGATCGTCCGCGTGGGCGTCGGTGCGGACGGACGACTGGCCGACGCCTCGCTGGGTGACTTGGAGGTGAAGACGGCGACGGGGATGCGCGTCATCGCCGTCCGCCGCGGCGGCGGCGACTGGGTCGTCTCGCCCGGCCCGGAGACGGTCGTCCACCCCGGCGACGTGCTGATCGCGAAGGGGACCCGTGCCGGGGCCGACCGGCTGGCCGACCTGGCCGGCGACGCCTAGAGGCGGCGCGCCAGGCGAACGGCGGTCACCGCCGTCAGCGCCGCCGTCACGAACAGCGCCGTCGCCGACGCGAGGACGAACGCGAGGCCGAGAAACCAGCCCTCGGGGCCGAGAAGCGGGTACCGCTGTGTGGCGGTGACTGGCCCGAGCAACTCGAAGACACGGACGAGATAGACCAGCGCCGCGAGGGCGAGGCCAGCGGCGGCGCCGGCGGTCGCGTTGCGTCGCACCCGCAGCGCGTCGAGCAGCCCGGACACGGGCGGTCGCTCCGGTCGGTCGTCGCTCACGGTCGGAGTCCGGACTCCACGATCAAAGCCCCATCGTTGTGCGGCGGGGCCGCGGCCGCTCGGTCCGGGACCGAATCGCTCAAAGGGACCGAGTCCGTGAGTCGAACAATGACTTCGGTGGGAAGCGCGGACGCCTCGCCCGGAACGGTCGACACCGGCCGTCTGGAGGTCGGCGAGACCCGCGACGGCAGTACGTTCGGTCTCCCCGTCGCCGTCGTCGAGGGAGCCCGCGACGGCCCGACCCTCTACGTGCAGGCGGCCAGCGACGGCGACGAACTCAACGGTGTCGGCGTGGTCCAGCGCGTCGTTCCACAACTCGACCCCGACGAACTCTCGGGGACGGTGATCGTCGTCGGCATCGTCAACTACCACGCCTTCCAGGTGGCCGAACACCGCAACCCCATCGACGACACGAAGATGAACCGGGCCTACCCCGGCGACGGGAACGGCACGTCGAGCGAGCGTATCGCCGCCGCCACCTACGATGTCGCCCGCGAGGCCGACCTCGTCCTCGACCTCCACCAGGGGTCGACCAGCCGGATGATCGACGAGGTGCGGGTCCGGTGTGGCCGCCGTCACCGCCTCCACTCGCAGTGTCTCGAACTCGCGAAGACCTTCGGCTGTGGCTACGTCCTCGACCAGAAAGGACCGGACGGGCAGTTGGCCCGTGTCGCCCCCTCCGACGGCGTGCCCGCGGTCGACCCCGAACTCGGCGGCGCCGTCGGCTGGGACGAGGGGAGCATCGCGAAGGGCGTCGAGGGCGTGTTCAACGTGCTCCGCGGCTACGACTTCCTCGACGGTGACGCCGGTATCGAACCCCAGACGCGGGCCAAGGCCTTCGACCAGTACGGCTCGCCGGTTGGCGGCCTCGTCCGCTATCAGCACGACCTCGGCGACCGCGTGACCGCCGACGAGACGCTGTTCGAGGTGACCGATCCCTTCGGCGGATTGAAAGCGCGGATCACCGCCGACAACGACGGCATCTTCTGGCGGAGTCGCCGCCTTCCGCAGGTCGCCACCGGCGAGTACGTCTGCTCGGTCGGCAAGAACGTCGACACGTACTGATGGCCGCCCGCCTCGCCTGCCCGGCCTGCGGCGAGACGTACGCCGATCGCTGGCGCTGTGTCTGTGGCACGCCCCTGGAGTTCGCGTCGGCGCCCCGGCCCGACGGCCCGGCACCCCCGTTCGCGTCGTTCGACACCCGCCGCGGCCTGTGGGCGTTCGATGCCTTCCTCCCGGTCGAGCCACGCGTCTCCCTCGGCGAGGGGTTCACGCCCCTCGTCGACGCCCCGGCCTGGGACGCGACGTTCAAACTGGAGTACGTCTCGCCGACGGGGAGTTTCAAGGACCGCGGCGCCGCGACGACCGTCTCGCGGGCGCTCGAACTCGGCGTCGACCGGGTGATCGAGGACTCCTCTGGCAACGCCGGCACGGCCATCGCGACCTACGCCGCCCGCGCCGGCCTCGATGCCGACGTCTACGTCCCCGCCTCGGTCACGGACGCCAAACGGCGGGCCATCGCGGCGACGGGGGCGCGGGTGCGGGAGATCACGGGGGATCGCGAGGCGGTCGCCGACGCCTGTCGGGAGGCGGTCACGGATGGCGACGGCTGGTACGCCAGCCACGCCTGGAACCCTGCCTTCTTCGCCGGCACCGCCACCTTCGGGATCGAACTCGCCGCCCAGCGGGACTGGTCGCCCCCCGACGCGGTCGTCGTCCCCCTCGGCCACGGGACGCTCCTCCTCGGCGCCTACCGCGGCTTCCGCACGCTCGTCGAGGCGGGGTGGGCCGACGACCTCCCCCGCCTCCTCGCGGTTCAGGCCAGCGGGTACGCGCCCGTGGCCGACGACCGGAACGGCGGGTCCGCCGGGACGAACGACCTCGCCGACGGCATCCAGGTGCGCGAACCGGTCCGACGCGCGGCCGTCGACGCCGCCCTCGACGCGACCGGCGGGGACGCCATCGCAGTGTCGACGTCGGCCGTCGAGACGGCGCTCTCCGACCTCCGGGATGCGGGGTTCGGCGTCGAACCGACCGCAGCCGTGGCCCCGGCGGGGCTTCGTGCGTACCGCGGCCGCGGGGTCGTCGATGCCGACGCCGATGTCGTCGTGCCGCTCACCGGCCGCGCGAAGTGAGGGTCCCGTCGGTCGCCGCCGTCGCGGCCGGTGAGCGGGGCGACGCACTCACCTGATCTCGTCGATCGCGACGAAGGCGTCGTCGGTCGCCGTGATCCAGGCCGTGAGCCGGCGATCCTCGGGGGCGTTCGAGGGGTACACCGTGCACTGACTGCCGTCGCTCCCGACGGCCTCGATGGTGTGGTCCAGGGTGTACGTCGGCCAGCGGTCGAGTGCGGGGCTGTCGACCGTCGCCGGCCGGTCGTCCTCGTCGACCGAACTCACGGGCCGATCACCCGACGAAGCGTGAATCGTTCACACATCACTCGCTCCCTCGGGCGCTTCCCCCTTGCCTATTGACTCCTTACCACGGGTTAACGAGTCGTTGAACCGCGGATATCCGTCGTATACCGTCAGCGCTCGGGGTGGGTCGGCGCGTCGAACCCGCCCCGGACCAGCGGTTTGGCGACGTGTCGGCGCGCGCAGGGCGGCACCTCGTACCAGCCGGGATCGAGCCGCCGGTCGACGTCGCGCCCGACCCGTCCGGGGGCCGTCGTCCCGCAGTCCCGACACCGGTAGCCCTGCTCCCGGCCGGCGCTCTCCATCGACCGCTCGCAGTCCGGACACGCCGGCACGACCCGTTCGGTCGTCACCGCCTCCCGGAGCGCGAACTTCTCGAGTTTGAGCGTCCCCTCGCCCACCTCGCCACAGACTGTCACGCGGTCGCCGGGACGGAGCCCGCGCACCCGGTCCCGGAAGCGTTTGGTCGGCTCGAAGGCCACGCAGGGGAGCCGGTCGTCGCCGTCGCGGAGCGTCAGGTGAACGTGGCCGCCCGCCCGCGTCTCGGGCGCCTCGTCGACGACGCCGTCGACTCGGTAGGCGCGGCCGTCCTGCACCGTCCCGACCCGTCCCGGCCGCAGGTGGGCGTCGGTCCCCTGATTGGTCACGAAGGTGGTCTCGCGGTCGACCGGTTCGCTCTCGATGGCGGCGGCGACGCGCCGCACCGCCTCGGGGTCGTCGCCGCGGATCCCGTAGAGGATCGGGCCGGGCGCCGCGGGCACACAGACGAGTTCGTCCTCGACGCGGTCGACGGTGTCCCAGGCGTCGGGGTAGGCCGCCTGCGCCGCCGCGAACGCCGAGTCGCGGTCGACCGTCCGCGGCGTCCCGCAGCGATCCAGCGCGCGGTACGCGATGTGTTCGTGGGTCCAGTCGTCGAAGGCGCGGGCGGCGCCGACGGCCGCGAGGGCGCCGATCCGCCCCCGACCGTCCCCCCACCCACGGTGGCGGTAGTCCGCATCCTCGATCAGCGCCAGCGCGTCCGCGAGGTCGATCCGCTCGCGCACCGCCCGGCGCGCGAACGCGGCGACCGGATCGGGGACGCCCTCGCCCGCCGCGACGACCACCCCCGGACTCGTCCGCGGGTCGTCGACCGCGGCGAACCGATCCACAAGCCGCTCGGCGAGGCGACCGGCCCGGCCCGGATCGAGGTCCGTCTCGACACAGAGCGCGGCGTTGCCCCGGGTCTTCCACTCCACGGCGGGGTTCAGGCGGATCAGCCGGCGCTCGACGATCCGTCCACCCGCCTCGGCGATGGCCTCGGCGAGGCGGGTCGCCACGTACGTCGTACACATCCCCCGTTCCCGGGAATCGGTGTCGTCGATGCCGACGAGCGTCACGGGGGCGCTACGCCGGGCGCCGTTGAAAGACGTTTCGCGTCGACGAGCGAGCCCTCACACCCCCGTCAACGCGCCAATCGCCAGACAACGGGCAGGTCTTCGACACAACTTATATATGTCGCGGGGCGCTTACCTTTCGGTATGTCACGGTCAGCACTGGTCGGAAACATCACTGCGATGCTCCAAGACGCGGGATTCGCGGTGAGCGACCGGTGTTCGATTCGTCCCAAGAGCTTCGACCTGGCGGCCCGCCGCGGCGACGACCTGCTTCTGGTCAAGATCCTCGCCAACGTCGACGGCCTCGATGCCGAGACGGGCGTCGAGATGCGTCGACTCGGGTCGTATCTCTCCGCGACGCCGCTGGTCATCGGCCTGCGCACCCGCGACGAGGAGCTGAAACCGGAGGTGGTGTACTTCCGACACGGCATTCCGGCGATCAACCCGGATACGGCCTTCGACCTGTTCGTCGAGAACGTCTCGCCGCTCATCTACGCCGCGCCGGGCGGCCTCTATGTCAACATCGACGGCGACCTGCTGGCCGACGAACGCGAGGAGCGCGGGTGGAGCCTCGGCCGGCTGGCGACCGAACTCGGCGTCTCGCGGCGCACCGTCTCGAAGTACGAGGACGGCATGAACGCCAGCATCGACGTGGCCATCCAGCTCGAGGAGCTCTTCGACCAGCCGTTCAGCGACCCCGTGGACGTGATGGACGGCGCCGAGGCGGTGCGGGAGGCCGACCCGACCCCCGAGGACCCGGCCCTCGACCCCGACGGGGATCACGTGCTCGCCGTCCTCGCCCGCGTCGGCTTCACCGTCCACCCGACGGACCGGGCCCCCTTCTCGGCCGTCAGCGAGGACGGCGACCGCGAGATCGAGAACCTGCTTACCGGCCACTCCGCGTTCACCCGCAGCGCCGAGAAGCGCGCCCGGATCATGTCCTCGCTCGGCGAGGTGACCCGGACCCGGGCCGTCTACGTCACCGAGGAACGCGAGAAACGGGACGCCGTCGAGGGGACGGCGCTGGTGAGCGAGGACGAACTCGCCGCGCTCAGGGACGCCGACGACCTCCGCGACCTCATCCTCGAACGCGCCCGGGCGCCCGCCGAGAGTTAAGACCCTCGCGGCCGGTCGGTCGACCGTGACCGACGGATTCAGCGTCGTCGACCCCGAGGAAGTGTCGACCGAGCCGTTCCGGACCTGTGAGACGGTCGTCCGGAAGCTGACCGAACCGCTGGGCTGTACCGAACTCCGGGTGAATCAGGTGCTCGTCGACCCCGGCGAGGTGACGACGCCACACACCCACGAGGGACAGGAGGAGGTGTTCGTGGCGACGACCGGCGGTCAGATCGCCATCGACGGCGAGGTCCACGAGGTGCCGGCCGGCGGGGTCGTCCGCGTCGCGCCGGAGACGGTCCGGAACCTGTGTAACCACACCGACGAGCGACACGTCTGGCTCGCCTTCGGCGCACCGCCGGTCGGGAGCGTCGAGGGGTTCGGGGCCTACGTCGTCGCCGACGAGTGACCGCCGCGGATCAGTTCTCCGCGCGGGCGCCGTAGGTCTCCTCCAGATACTCGACGATATCGTCGCTCTCGGGCATCCCCTCGACGTCGTTGTCCGGGTCGACGAGAACCGGCACGCCGGTCTGTCCGCTCACGTCCTCGACGTCGGTCCGCTCGGAGTGTGATCGGGGCACCTCGTGGGAGACGTACTCCAGGTCGAGTTCGTCGAGTTTGTCGATTACCTTCGCACAGTAGGGGCAGCCGGGCAGTTCGTAGAGTTCGAGGTTCGACATCACCCGCACTTGCGGCTCCGTCCTCTTGAGGGCGGCGGGCGTGTGTGCCGCCGTCGCCGCTACGCGAGGGTGTTCGTCCGTACGACGTAGTACAGGACGAACGCGCCGGCCAGCGCCCAGTGGCCGGGGCGGACGTCGCCCCACTCGCCGCGGGCGGCCTTCACGATCGGATAGGTGACGATGCCGGCCGCGATGCCGGTCGCGATGGAGTACGTCAGCGGCATGACGAGGATGGTCATGCCCGCGGGGATCGCATAGGAGAGGTCGTCCCACGCGATGTCGACGACGTTGCCGAGCATGACGACGCCGATGACGACGAGGGCGATGTGGGAGGCATAGAGGGGGATGGCCGCCGCCAGCGGCACGACCGCGAGCGACGCGAGAAAGAGCAGGGCGACCACCAGGGCGGTCATGCCCGTCCGGCCGCCCTCCTCGACGCCGGCGGCCGATTCGATATACGTCGTCACCGTCGACGTGCCGAGCATTCCCCCGACCGTCGTGCCGACGGCGTCGGCCATCAGCGGCCTGTCGATGTCCGGCAGGTTGCCGTCCTCGTTGAGGAAGCCGGCGATCTGTGAGACGCCGGTGAGCGTCCCCGCGGTGTCGAAGAAGTCGACGAAGAAGAAGGTGAAGACGACCAGCGCGAAGGTGAACGCCTCGATGTCGGCGAGGCCGTCGAGGAAGGCGCCCGCGAGCGGCGTGATGTCGTAGGTGGCGCTCGGACCGCCCGCCACGAGTCGGCCGGCGGCCTCGCTCCCGACGACCCCCGCGTTGGCGACCACCCAGCCGAGCACGGCGGTGGCGACGATGCCGATGACGATGGAGCCCCTGATCCCGCGGGCGTAGAGCGCGAACGTGAACAGCAGGCCGACGACGGAGACGATGGCGACGGGGTCGGAGGCGACCGCCCCCAGTTGGACGAGCGTCGCGGGGTCGTCGACGACGATGCCCATCGCCTGCAACCCGATGATGGCGAGAAAGAGGCCGATCCCGGTACCGACCGCGAACTTCACCGGTTCGGGGAAGGCCCGGATGACGTACTCGCGGGCGCCGACGGCCGTGAGGACGATGAAGACGATCCCCTCGACCACGACGGCCGCGAGCGCGGTCTGCCAGGGGATACCCAGCGCCCCGACGACGGTGAACGCGAAGAAGGCGTTCAGCCCCAGTCCCGGCGCCTGCCCGAACGGGCGGTTCGCGTAGAACGCCATGATCAGCGTCGCCGTCGCCGCCGCGATGATGGTGACGACCGCGAGCATCGACTGTACTTCCGGCAGGCTGTACCCCGGAACGGTGATCCCGGGTTTCTCGCCGGGGATGCCGGCGAGGATGCTCGGGTTCACCACGACGATGTACGACATCGTCAGGAACGTGGTGAGCCCCGCGAGCACCTCCGTGCGGAGATCCGTCCCGTGCTCCTCGAACTCGAAGTAGTTCGCCAGCGAATCACTCAGCGCCATCTATACCCCAGCGTATCCGTGATG is from Haloplanus salinarum and encodes:
- a CDS encoding DUF7536 family protein → MSDDRPERPPVSGLLDALRVRRNATAGAAAGLALAALVYLVRVFELLGPVTATQRYPLLGPEGWFLGLAFVLASATALFVTAALTAVTAVRLARRL
- a CDS encoding potassium channel family protein → MDPGDVEYEPVSVKVVLVEMKDTAELLIDLAYSAVLHGSDEVAAEVLELEERMDVLQLQARMSLLMAARSTEDAERLAPVLGVVGAAEKISDAAGDIAKVVLEDIGVPEAMRAAIPEAVETVVRGRVAPDSDYAGTSLGGCNLETDTGVRVIAIRRAGDWIVNPDRDTALSADDVVLLRGTERAIGPVYETVTGDAYDPPAPVDSTIDDLDRAVDSIVLMKNMSELAVDLAYGSVLFDSQGVAAEVVELEAEVDALKSRFEAWVLRAAGRVEDPISLRGLVHLASATEVISDAALEISEGVLRGLDTHPVVAAAVEESDEVIVRVGVGADGRLADASLGDLEVKTATGMRVIAVRRGGGDWVVSPGPETVVHPGDVLIAKGTRAGADRLADLAGDA
- a CDS encoding MFS transporter; the protein is MTRSGGWDLLGVTTAAFFVTMVARLAPSPLVPDVIDAFGVTTGTVGLALSGMWAAYALFQFPGGIVADRIGERRVILAAMAGITVASLALASAPTFGVFAVAAVALGAAAGLYFTAGTSFLTARFENTGRALGVHEIGASAAGLIAPVASAAAATRFDWRAGVLVPAAVAPVVLALFAWRVPATAAGDGRGEAVVDVGQLFALLTRPSIAFTTLLAMVGFFTWQSFASFFPTFLVDYVGLTTGRASLVFGAVFALTLVTAPGLGWVSDATGRDPALAASFLAGVAGYACFLFGAGGPVAVVAGTGLVGLGLSWPGALNSRFMDHLAADERGTGFGLVRTVVLLVSSLGSGVTGTVAEAVGWFAAYALVGALLTALVALLVANRALGTDARDGSS
- a CDS encoding glutathione S-transferase N-terminal domain-containing protein encodes the protein MSNLELYELPGCPYCAKVIDKLDELDLEYVSHEVPRSHSERTDVEDVSGQTGVPVLVDPDNDVEGMPESDDIVEYLEETYGARAEN
- a CDS encoding transcriptional regulator, producing the protein MSRSALVGNITAMLQDAGFAVSDRCSIRPKSFDLAARRGDDLLLVKILANVDGLDAETGVEMRRLGSYLSATPLVIGLRTRDEELKPEVVYFRHGIPAINPDTAFDLFVENVSPLIYAAPGGLYVNIDGDLLADEREERGWSLGRLATELGVSRRTVSKYEDGMNASIDVAIQLEELFDQPFSDPVDVMDGAEAVREADPTPEDPALDPDGDHVLAVLARVGFTVHPTDRAPFSAVSEDGDREIENLLTGHSAFTRSAEKRARIMSSLGEVTRTRAVYVTEEREKRDAVEGTALVSEDELAALRDADDLRDLILERARAPAES
- a CDS encoding cupin domain-containing protein, which codes for MTDGFSVVDPEEVSTEPFRTCETVVRKLTEPLGCTELRVNQVLVDPGEVTTPHTHEGQEEVFVATTGGQIAIDGEVHEVPAGGVVRVAPETVRNLCNHTDERHVWLAFGAPPVGSVEGFGAYVVADE
- a CDS encoding succinylglutamate desuccinylase/aspartoacylase family protein, coding for MTSVGSADASPGTVDTGRLEVGETRDGSTFGLPVAVVEGARDGPTLYVQAASDGDELNGVGVVQRVVPQLDPDELSGTVIVVGIVNYHAFQVAEHRNPIDDTKMNRAYPGDGNGTSSERIAAATYDVAREADLVLDLHQGSTSRMIDEVRVRCGRRHRLHSQCLELAKTFGCGYVLDQKGPDGQLARVAPSDGVPAVDPELGGAVGWDEGSIAKGVEGVFNVLRGYDFLDGDAGIEPQTRAKAFDQYGSPVGGLVRYQHDLGDRVTADETLFEVTDPFGGLKARITADNDGIFWRSRRLPQVATGEYVCSVGKNVDTY
- a CDS encoding tRNA(Ile)(2)-agmatinylcytidine synthase codes for the protein MTLVGIDDTDSRERGMCTTYVATRLAEAIAEAGGRIVERRLIRLNPAVEWKTRGNAALCVETDLDPGRAGRLAERLVDRFAAVDDPRTSPGVVVAAGEGVPDPVAAFARRAVRERIDLADALALIEDADYRHRGWGDGRGRIGALAAVGAARAFDDWTHEHIAYRALDRCGTPRTVDRDSAFAAAQAAYPDAWDTVDRVEDELVCVPAAPGPILYGIRGDDPEAVRRVAAAIESEPVDRETTFVTNQGTDAHLRPGRVGTVQDGRAYRVDGVVDEAPETRAGGHVHLTLRDGDDRLPCVAFEPTKRFRDRVRGLRPGDRVTVCGEVGEGTLKLEKFALREAVTTERVVPACPDCERSMESAGREQGYRCRDCGTTAPGRVGRDVDRRLDPGWYEVPPCARRHVAKPLVRGGFDAPTHPER
- a CDS encoding NCS2 family permease, which encodes MALSDSLANYFEFEEHGTDLRTEVLAGLTTFLTMSYIVVVNPSILAGIPGEKPGITVPGYSLPEVQSMLAVVTIIAAATATLIMAFYANRPFGQAPGLGLNAFFAFTVVGALGIPWQTALAAVVVEGIVFIVLTAVGAREYVIRAFPEPVKFAVGTGIGLFLAIIGLQAMGIVVDDPATLVQLGAVASDPVAIVSVVGLLFTFALYARGIRGSIVIGIVATAVLGWVVANAGVVGSEAAGRLVAGGPSATYDITPLAGAFLDGLADIEAFTFALVVFTFFFVDFFDTAGTLTGVSQIAGFLNEDGNLPDIDRPLMADAVGTTVGGMLGTSTVTTYIESAAGVEEGGRTGMTALVVALLFLASLAVVPLAAAIPLYASHIALVVIGVVMLGNVVDIAWDDLSYAIPAGMTILVMPLTYSIATGIAAGIVTYPIVKAARGEWGDVRPGHWALAGAFVLYYVVRTNTLA
- a CDS encoding DUF7511 domain-containing protein, whose translation is MSSVDEDDRPATVDSPALDRWPTYTLDHTIEAVGSDGSQCTVYPSNAPEDRRLTAWITATDDAFVAIDEIR
- a CDS encoding pyridoxal-phosphate dependent enzyme, with the protein product MAARLACPACGETYADRWRCVCGTPLEFASAPRPDGPAPPFASFDTRRGLWAFDAFLPVEPRVSLGEGFTPLVDAPAWDATFKLEYVSPTGSFKDRGAATTVSRALELGVDRVIEDSSGNAGTAIATYAARAGLDADVYVPASVTDAKRRAIAATGARVREITGDREAVADACREAVTDGDGWYASHAWNPAFFAGTATFGIELAAQRDWSPPDAVVVPLGHGTLLLGAYRGFRTLVEAGWADDLPRLLAVQASGYAPVADDRNGGSAGTNDLADGIQVREPVRRAAVDAALDATGGDAIAVSTSAVETALSDLRDAGFGVEPTAAVAPAGLRAYRGRGVVDADADVVVPLTGRAK